A DNA window from uncultured Methanoregula sp. contains the following coding sequences:
- a CDS encoding Hsp20/alpha crystallin family protein has product MVWRRYPFESMWREMEEMRSDLDTLFQTASSGHRLLPAGGVGDRMLPAIRGEFRVDVREHDDEVIVAADLPGADKETVSLQLLNPRALEISCDRSNEKEEKGKDYYVRERVSGSMRRIVALPTDVKDEGSRASFKNGVLEVRLKKTAIPSRSRIEIE; this is encoded by the coding sequence ATGGTATGGAGACGTTATCCATTCGAGTCTATGTGGCGTGAGATGGAAGAGATGAGATCGGATCTCGACACCCTGTTCCAGACCGCCTCATCCGGTCACCGGCTCCTTCCCGCCGGAGGAGTCGGAGATCGCATGCTTCCTGCAATTCGCGGCGAATTCAGAGTCGATGTGCGGGAGCATGACGATGAAGTTATTGTTGCTGCAGATCTCCCGGGCGCTGATAAAGAGACTGTATCGCTCCAGCTCCTGAATCCGCGAGCACTTGAAATATCCTGTGACCGGAGCAACGAGAAGGAGGAGAAAGGCAAAGACTACTATGTACGGGAACGCGTATCAGGATCGATGCGCCGGATTGTTGCGCTGCCCACCGATGTCAAAGATGAGGGTTCCAGAGCCTCGTTCAAGAACGGGGTACTGGAAGTCCGGCTCAAAAAGACAGCAAT
- a CDS encoding thioredoxin family protein: MALQVLCFFQPGCMGCMEQAPINAGVQKALNLPIEEIDAVKNPQYIKQYQLTATPTILVLKDGKVLERFEGVVHAEQLESVLKKYL; the protein is encoded by the coding sequence ATGGCACTGCAAGTACTTTGCTTTTTCCAGCCTGGATGCATGGGGTGCATGGAGCAGGCTCCTATCAATGCCGGGGTCCAGAAAGCACTCAACCTCCCCATCGAAGAGATTGATGCAGTAAAAAATCCGCAGTATATCAAACAATACCAACTGACTGCAACCCCGACTATCCTCGTGCTGAAGGATGGCAAAGTCCTTGAGCGGTTTGAGGGGGTTGTCCATGCAGAACAACTGGAATCCGTGTTGAAAAAATATCTATAA
- a CDS encoding HVO_0476 family zinc finger protein, with translation MFITVPCPECNDETEHEVVAESRDLLVRCTTCGHHQRIPKEREPQALMIKAIVSREGTSRVCGIELAEDDECSIDDHLVAECGDDAFGVEVTSIECGDKRPQRAKAADITALWTRAIEQVVVKISIHDGRKTIPVYMPCDGEQAFVVGEMYVVSGKRFKISHLKLRDGPLMRKEGWKTVAHRVKRIYGTRL, from the coding sequence ATGTTTATCACCGTCCCCTGCCCGGAGTGCAATGATGAGACCGAACACGAAGTCGTGGCGGAATCCCGCGATCTTCTGGTCCGGTGCACAACCTGCGGCCATCACCAGCGGATCCCAAAGGAACGCGAACCGCAGGCGCTCATGATCAAGGCCATCGTCTCCCGCGAAGGAACCTCCAGGGTCTGCGGGATAGAACTTGCCGAAGATGACGAGTGCAGCATTGACGATCACCTTGTGGCCGAATGCGGGGACGATGCATTCGGGGTCGAGGTTACTTCCATCGAATGCGGGGACAAGCGCCCCCAGCGTGCGAAAGCTGCGGATATCACCGCGCTCTGGACCCGGGCCATCGAGCAGGTGGTAGTCAAGATCTCCATCCACGACGGCAGGAAAACCATTCCCGTTTATATGCCCTGCGACGGGGAACAGGCATTTGTTGTCGGAGAGATGTATGTAGTCTCCGGGAAACGGTTCAAGATATCCCACCTCAAGTTGCGCGACGGACCGCTGATGAGAAAAGAGGGCTGGAAGACCGTGGCCCACCGCGTGAAACGGATTTACGGCACCCGGTTATAG
- a CDS encoding DUF371 domain-containing protein: MEAQEIIRCRGHPLVLGTHPTTFEVTREDHLTANGNCIVGIAADKGCSGLSSAFRNLLAHNDAVLRTTLECEGLLVTIQSSGSSEMILDHPTDMVWRRSGFVCGRTIGIRSDTVALTLPRDLINNLVQGKEMVVTLTAMRPG, encoded by the coding sequence ATGGAGGCGCAGGAGATCATCCGGTGCCGGGGGCATCCGCTTGTCCTTGGCACCCACCCGACAACGTTTGAAGTGACCCGCGAGGATCACCTGACGGCAAACGGAAACTGTATCGTCGGTATCGCTGCAGATAAGGGGTGTAGCGGGCTTTCCTCAGCATTCAGAAATCTCCTTGCCCACAATGATGCCGTGCTCCGGACCACCCTCGAATGCGAGGGGCTTTTGGTCACGATCCAATCAAGCGGGTCATCGGAGATGATCCTGGATCACCCGACCGATATGGTCTGGCGCAGGAGCGGTTTTGTCTGCGGGCGGACTATCGGCATTCGATCCGATACTGTTGCGCTGACCCTGCCCCGGGATCTGATAAACAACCTGGTGCAGGGAAAAGAGATGGTCGTTACCCTGACGGCTATGCGTCCCGGCTGA